In Bacillus pumilus, the sequence AAAGAGTATTTAAACAAATCCATCAGTGATTTACTTGAACGAACAATGGATCAGCGTAATTCTGTGTTAGAAGAAAGCAAGAAAGAAATCCAACTAGTCGATGGTATTGATGATGACGTATCTGCTTATACCATTGCACCTATTGTTGCAAACGGAGACCCAATTGGCGCCGTGGTCTTATTTTCTAAAGAGCGTTCAATGGGAGAAGTGGAGCATAAAGCGGCAGAAACGGCAGCTGGCTTCTTAGCCCGTCAAATGGAACATTAGGTCTAATAATTCTATATCATTTTGATCAAACGAAAGAATGCCGATGAAATCATTTGATTTTATCGGCGTTTTTTATATGGAATGAAACAAAACGGGTAATGTGTCGTCTACTCCTTAGAAAGAAACGGTGTTTCAGTAACGTATGATATAATGAGTGCGTTTAAATGTAGATCTATTTTTTGATTGAACATAAAGGAGTCATCCATGAAAAATGCTGTGAATCAGCCGCATTGGCTTTTCCAAGGTGCGGTGATTTTGACCATCGCAGGCTTGCTATCAAAGGTACTAAGTGCCGTTTATCGTGTCCCTTTTCAAAACATCGTAGGAGACACAGGTTTTTATATTTATCAGCAGGTTTATCCTTTTCTGGGCATTGCCATCATGCTTGGGACAACAGGGTTTCCTGTCATGGTGTCCAAGCTCCTGAGTGAGCATGGGGAAGAGAATCGACGAATCATTACAAGGGTATCGTTGATGTATATCACTTTACTGAGCTTGGTCTTATTTCTTTGTCTATACATAGGAGCAGGCAGGATAGCGAACCTCATGGCGGACAGCCATTTAATCTTGCTCATCCAGATGAGTGCATTTGTTTTTCTATTTCTGCCGCTCACCGTAATGCTGAGGGGTGTTTTTCAGAGTGACGGCATGATGCTCCCAACCGCTATTTCTCAGTTGGTTGAGCAGCTCGTCAGGGTAGGCGTCCTGCTTGTTTTATCCTTTTATTTCGTGAGGCACGGCTATTCGCTTTATGAAACAGGAGCGGGTGCAGTGTTCTCCTCTATAGCGGGAAGTGCGGCCTCACTCGTCCTGCTTCTTTTTCTTTGGCTGACCTATCGGAGGCAGTCGCCATTAAGCAGTGCGTTACACCAGGCGACTCTGCGGAAAAAAGATGTTTTGAAGAGTTTAGTCCTGTATACATTGACGATTTGTGTAAGCGGGTTGCTTATTTTATGGATGCAAATGATTGATGCCTTTCACCTGTATGCTTTGCTTCGCAGCGAGGGCTTGAGTGAAGCGGCAGCAAAGGCGGCAAAAGGCGTGTATGACCGAGGGCAGCCTTTCTTGCAGCTAGGGACGGTGTTTGCGATTAGTATCGGAACCTCTCTTGTTCCATTTTTATCGTCAGCCATGAGGAAAGGGCATCACGAAGCGATTCGGCAAAAAGTCCGTACATCGTTTAAGACAACGTCTGTGCTAGGGATTGGTTCAGCGGTCGGGCTGATTTGTATTCTATCGTCAGTGAATACAATGCTTTTTCGTAATGACCTAGGCACAGATGCGCTGCAAATATTCTGTATATCGATCGCATTTACGTCGATTGCCATTACGCAAACCGCTTTACTTCAGGGGCTTGGGCATCCCGTGTATCCGGCTATTGTGGTGATCCTCAGTGTGCTCGTGAAATGGATGCTGACGCTTGCGCTTGTGCCGTTATTTGGCATCCACGGTGCCGCATGGTCAACCGTATCTGGTTTTCTCGCCGCAGCCGTGCTCAATGCGGTTTACTTAAAGCGTAAAGGATGGATTTCAATGAGAGAGCTTTTCCCAGTAAAAATTCTTTTATCAGCGGCTCTCATGGCCATCGTCTTAATAGGGTATCAGGCTTTGTTTTCTTGGGTCATTCCCTTTGAAAAACGCCCGTTTTCCGTTTTAGAGAGCCTGACGTCAGTTTTTATTGGTGGTTTCGCCTTTTTATATAGTATTCTTAAGCTAGAAGTATTTACGGACGAGGAATGGAGACTCATTCCATTAGGAGAAAAGATTTTATATTTTAAACAGATGAGAGGGAATAGAAATGACAGGTAAGATTACAGTCGTCGGTCTTGGGGCAGGCGACATGGATCAGCTGACGCTTGGTGTATATAAGCAACTGAAGCAGGCGACAGAAGTATTTATGAGAACGCAGGATCATCCGCTTACCGCAGAATTGATGCAGGAGATCCCGTCTCTGACCTTTTTTGATGAGATTTATGAAAAGCACGATCAGTTTGATTCGGTGTATCAGGAAATTACAGAAATTCTATTCGCAGAGGCTGCAGAGAAAGATATTGTGTATGCAGTGCCAGGACATCCATTTGTAGCAGAAAAGACCGTGCAGCTGCTTGTCGCCCAGCAGAAAGAGCGCGGGATTGAGGTGTACGTTGCTGGTGGACAAAGCTTTCTTGATGCGACCTTTAATTCCTTGCAGATTGACCCGATTGAAGGGCTGCAATTCGTTGATGCAGGGGATATGAGAGCGGATGATTTGAAATTAACCCAGCATGTTTTGATTTGTCAGGTGTATGATCAGATGACAGCTTCGAATGTGAAGCTTACGCTGATGGAGAAGCTGCCTGACGACTATGAAGTCTATATTGTGACCGCGGCTGGGAGCAGTCAGGAACAGATGACAGCTGTTCCTTTATTTGAACTTGATCGAGATGTGTCGATAAATAACTTAACGAGTGTTTATGTACCTCCAATTCAAGATGAAAAGCTGCTCTATCAACAATTTGACACTTTCCGTGATATCATTCGTACGTTAAGAGGTCCAGGCGGCTGCCCGTGGGATCAAAAACAAACCAATGAGTCACTCAAACCGTACTTAATTGAAGAGTGCTATGAACTGCTTGAAGCTATAGATGAAGACGACCCAGATCATATGGTGGAAGAGCTCGGAGATGTGCTGCTGCAAGTTTTACTTCACGCTCAAATTGGTGAAGATGATGGCTATTTCTCAATCGATGACGTCATCCAGCATGTTACAGAAAAAATGATTCGTCGACATCCACATGTGTTTGGTGATACGAGTGTCTCTGAGGCATCAGACGTGGTGGCCAACTGGGAAAAAATCAAGCAGCAGGAGAAGCCGGAGCGGCCAGCATCTATATTGCAGTCCATCCCAACGACACTTCCAGCTTTAACAAAGGCATATAAGCTCCAAAAGAAAGCCGCTAAGGTGGGCTTCGATTGGACAGAAGTAGAAGATATTTGGAACAAATACGAAGAAGAAAAGCAGGAATTCCTCGTTGAAGTGGCAGAGAAAACGGGCGAAGGTGCAACGAAGCATATGAAAGATGAATTTGGGGATCTTTTGTTTGTTCTTGTTAATATTGGCAGGTTCTATCATCTGGAGCCTGAAACGGCCCTCTCTTCCGCAAACACAAAATTCATGCGTCGCTTTCAGCACATCGAACAAAAAGCAAAGGACATGGGACGTTCACTAGAGGATCTGACGCTAGAGGAAATGGACGATCTGTGGAACGATGCCAAACGCATAGAAAGAGGTGAACACATATGAGACTAGATAAATTTTTAAAAGTTTCTCGATTAATTAAAAGAAGAACATTGGCAAAAGAAGTAGCCGATCAAGGCAGAATTTCCATTAATGGAACGCAGGCGAAAGCAAGCTCTGACGTAAAAGAAGGAGACGAGCTTCAAATCCGCTTTGGTCAAAAACTTGTGACCGTTCAAGTCAACGAGTTAAAGGACACGACGAAAAAAGAAGAAGCGGCTGGCATGTATACCGTGCTAAAAGAAGAAAAAACAGCAGAATAGGGCTTGTTCTAAATGACCCTCCTGTCACATACAATGCAGTAACAATGCAAGTATGAGATATGGGGGATGTATAAAATGAATCAATATTATAATCAACCTCAAGGCACGAAGCTGTCATCAGAAGCGGAGCACAATGTCACAATGCGAAACAGAAAGCATTTAGATATTACCGGCGTCAAACAGGTGGAAAGCTTTGATAATGAAGAATTTCTGCTTGAGACGGTCATGGGAATTCTGGCCATCCGCGGAGAAAATCTGCAAATGAAAAACTTAGACGTAGAAAAAGGCGTTGTGTCCATCAAAGGGCGTGTTTTTGACTTAATCTATGTAGATGAGCAGCACGGGGAGAAAGCTAAAGGATTTTTTAGCAAGCTGTTTAAATGACGCTGACAGTCCAGTTTTATACGATGCTTTCGATGGCGGCGATGGGCATCTGGCTGGGCGCATCGCTTGATACGTACAAGCTGTTTGTGAACCGGGAGAAAACAGCAAAATGGCTTCTGATCATACACGATCTTCTTTTTTGGATGGTGCAAGGTCTTTTATTCTTTTATGTGCTGCTGTTAACAAATGAGGGGGAATTCAGGCTCTATATTTTTCTGGCCGTTGCACTAGGTTTCTCGATGTATCAGGCATTGATGAAGCAGCTGTATATCAACATTCTCAAGTTTATCATGATGTGTATTTATCAGTCCGTTCTAGTTCTTAAAAGGCTGGTCTTGTCGATCGTCTTCCAGCCGATTCGTTGGATTGTCACATTGATCATAAGTGCTATACTGTTCTTATTCCACTCGCTCTTACGTCTTGTTCGTTTTACGTTTCGGCTCGTGTGGAAGGTGCTATCAATTGTTTGTTATCCGCTCATCTGGTTACTCAATGTGACCATTATTCATCGGATTCCCGAAAAATGGCGAACATCCGTTAGATTGTTTTTCTCAAAAGGAGCAGGAATTTTACAAGGGACCAAGAAATTATCTCGTACCATCAAAACGAAATGGAAACAATTCTGGACAAAGTAAGAGAGGAGGCCTTCATTCTTGAACAAGAGAAAAAGAAATATCGCACAAATTCAAAATGATTACCAAAAACAAATGGAACAGCAAGCTCAGCGCTTAAAACGCAAACGCCGTGGACTCCTTAGAAGGCTTACCGTGTTTGGTGTGATCGCGCTCATGTTTGCTGTTTTGGTGACAAGTGCCCTCTGGTCGCAATCGTCCGCATTAAAAGAAAAAGAAGAGAAAAAGGTTGCGCTCGAAAAAGAATTGAAGCAATTACAAACAAAGCAGGAAGATATTTCTGATGAGATCAAGAAGCTCAAAAGCAAGGAATACGTACTCGAACTGGCACGACGGGACTATTATATGTCCAAAAAAGGCGAAAAAATCTTTGATGTGGGCAATAAGAGCGATTAGCCTTGTTGACACTTAAAATTCAGTTTATGTATAATTGAACAAATGAGATTTTTTGATAAGTCTAAGGAGGAGCACTTTTTTTATGTCGATTGAAGTTGGCAGCAAGTTACAAGGGAAAGTTACGGGCATTACAAATTTTGGAGCTTTTGTGGAGTTGCCAGGAGGTTCAACTGGTCTCGTTCATATCAGTGAGGTAGCCGATAACTATGTAAAAGATATTAATGAGCATTTAAAAGTCGGTGAACAAGTTGAAGTGAAAGTGATTAACGTTGAAAAAGACGGTAAAATCGGCTTGTCCATTAAAAAAGCAAAAGATCGTCCTCAACAACAATCAAGACCGAGCAGAAATGATTTCCGTCCGAAGGAATCGTTTGAGCAAAAAATGAACAAATTCTTAAAAGATAGCGAAGACCGCTTAACATCTTTAAAACGTAACACGGAATCAAAACGTGGGGGGCGCGGAGCAAGAAGAGGTTAACTTGTTGCTGCTTTCTATATATTTTATAACAAAGCACCTGCTGTTCAGCGGGTGCTTTTTTTCTTTATAAACTCGACATTTTTTGTGATTTCGTTATTTAATTTAAAACTTTCTATTGACGGACAAGCGAATCCTTTGTATTATAGTTCTTGTGCTTCTTAGCGTATTTTCATTATGGCGGTGTAGCTCAGCTGGCTAGAGCGTACGGTTCATACCCGTGAGGTCGGGGGTTCGATCCCCTCCGCCGCTATCCTTTTAAGTAGAACATTAAGCAAGGCCCGTTGGTCAAGCGGTTAAGACACCGCCCTTTCACGGCGGTAACACGGGTTCGAATCCCGTACGGGTCATCTTTCGAGCAGCTTTCTATAGGAAAGCTGTTTTTTGTGCTTTCGTAAAATTCTGATGAAAGACATCGACTTTCATGAAAGTATGCCTCTTTGACGAATAAAGAGTCGAACGTTTTATGGAAACGACAACTTCTTTTGACAAAATTTCTTTTTCACCTTCGCTATAATGACAAACAAAGAATATCAGGTGGGGGATGAGAAGATGGAAAAACTAGAAAGAAGAACTGATTTAACAGGAGCGGGCTTTGAAAGAATCAGTGCAGGTTTGAAAAAGATGAAAAATCTGTTTCTTCATCATACGCATTCTCTTTTTTTCTATAAAGGGTTTATTTATGTTGTTCTCGGCTTTTTATTAGGACGAGCCTTTATTTTATCTGAGATTATGCCGTTTGCTTTGCCTTTCTTTGGTTCCATGCTGCTCATTAAAAGAGATAAGGCGATGCTCGCTTGTCTTGCTTTACTCGCTGGGGCGATGACCATATCACCTCAAAATGCATTATTTGTATTTGCGTCATTGATCGTGTTTCTCCTCATGTCAAAAGTTGTTTCTTTCATCATCAAAGATCCAGTGAAAACATTGCCGGTTGTGATTGTTCTTTCGATGCTGATCACCCGAGGGGCTTTTGTTTACCTAGAGCAAGGCGCTGTGCAAAGCTACGATTACGTCATGGCAGGCGTTGAAGCAGGACTTGCCTTCATATTGACATTGATTTTTCTTCAAAGTCTACCCATTTTTACAGTCAGGAAAATCAAACACTCCTTAAAGGTCGAAGAAATCATATGTTTTATGATTTTAATTGCTTCGGTTTTAACAGGCTTAGCGGGCATTTCCTTTCAAGGAATGCAGGCGGAGCATATTTTGTCGCGTTATGTAGTGCTTACCTTTGCCTTTATTGGCGGAGCTAGTATTGGGTGTACGGTTGGTGTCGTGACAGGTTTAATTCTCGGTCTCGCCAACATTGGAAACCTGTATCAGATGAGTCTTCTTGCCTTTTCAGGCTTATTAGGCGGGTTGCTCAAAGAGGGAAAGAAAGCAGGAGCAGCCATCGGTTTAATTGTGGGTTCCTTGCTCATTTCACTGTACGGGGAAGGATCAGCAGGTCTCGTGACCACGCTATATGAATCACTCATTGCTGTTGCACTGTTTCTGCTCACGCCACAATCAGTGACCTCTAAGGTGGCGAAATATATCCCTGGTACGGTAGAGCATGTACAGGAACAGCAGCAATATGCCCGGAAAGTACGAGATGTGACAGCAAAAAAAGTAGATCAATTCTCGAATGTATTTCATGCGCTGTCTGAGAGTTTTGCAACATTTTATGATTCCATTCCTGAAGAGAAGAAGCAGGAAGAGGATGTAGATCTTTTTTTAAGTACGATCACAGAACGATCCTGTCAAACGTGCTATAAGAAAAATAAATGCTGGGTGCAGAACTTTGATACAACCTATGAACTGATGAAACAAGTTATGCATGAATCTGATGAAAAAACGTATGAGCATAACCGGAAATTGAAAAAGAAATTTAGCCAGCACTGCTCAAAATCAAAACATGTCGAGGAATTGATCGAAGAGGAGATCGCTTACTACAAAGCAAATCAGACACTTAAGAAAAAGGTCCAAGACAGCAGGCGCCTTGTGGCAGAACAGCTGATGGGTGTCTCACAAGTGATGGAGGATTTTTCCCGGGAAATAAAAAGGGAAAGAGAACAGCATTTTATTCAGGAAGAGCAGATGATAGAAGCGCTTCAGCACTTTGGAATTGAAATTCAGCAAGTAGAAATCTATAGCTTGGAGCAGGGGAATGTCGATATAGAAATGCGAATTCCATATTGCCAAGGTCATGGGGAATGTGAAAAAATCATCGCTCCAATGCTCTCAGATATTTTAGAAGAACAGATTTTAGTAAAAGCAGAGCAGTGCGCAGAGCATCCAACAGGCTATTGTCATGTTGTGTTTGGTTCTGCAAAATCGTATCGAGTCACTACAGGTGTAGCGCATGCAGCGAAGGGCGGAGGCTTAGTATCTGGAGACAGCTACAGCATGATGGAGCTGGGAGCGGGTAAATATGCCGCAGCAATTAGTGATGGGATGGGAAATGGAGCAAGGGCTCATTTTGAAAGCAATGAAACGATTAAGCTGTTAGAAAAAATATTGGCGTCTGGTATCAATGAAAAAGTGGCGATCAAGACCATTAATAGTATTTTATCTTTACGGACGACTGATGAAATCTACTCAACATTAGATTTATCAATCATTGATTTACAGGATGCGAGCTGTAAGTTCCTAAAGATTGGTTCAACCCCTAGCTTTATTAAACGGGGTGATCAGGTGATGAAGGTACAAGCTAGTAACTTGCCGATTGGGATTATTGATGAGTTCGAAGTGGAAGTTGTGAGCGAACAGATGAAGGCAGGAGATCTGCTCATTATGATGAGCGATGGCATTTTTGAAGGACCAAAGCATATTGAAAATCATGATCTATGGGTGAAGCGGAAAATGAAAAGCTTTGAAACAGAAGATCCGCAAGAGATTGCTGATTTATTAATGGAAGAGGTCATTCGAACAAGAGCGGGTCAAATTGACGACGATATGACGGTTGTTGTCATTAGGCTCGATCACAACACGCCAAAATGGGCATCCATTCCGACTGGTACATTCTATCTTGAGAAACAAGAGATTTCTTAAAATATCGTATAATATGAATTTCTTCTGGCGATGATGGGGGATATAAGCATTCAGTTACAATCCCAGGAGGAATGAAGATGCGAAAAGGTCACGTAAACCAAATCTTATTGATTACAGATGGCTGCTCAAATCACGGGGAAGATCCACTTGCGATTGCCTCATTGGCAAAGGAACAGGGGATTACAGTCAATGTCATTGGCATTATGGAAGAAAACAGACACGATCATGAAGCGATGAAAGAAGTAGAGGGGATTGCTCTCGCAGGCGGAGGCATCCATCAGGTTGTCTACGTACAGCAATTGTCTCAAACGGTACAAATGGTCACAAAAAAGGCAATGACACAAACATTGCAAGGTGTCGTCAATAAAGAATTGCAGCAAATACTCGGCAAAGATACAGAAATTGAAGAGCTTCCGCCTGATAAGCGTGGAGAAGTGATGGAGGTTGTCGATGAGCTAGGGGAGACTGTTCATCTTCAAGTGCTAGTGCTTGTTGATACAAGTGCAAGCATGAAACCGAAGCTGCCGACTGTCAAAGAAGCACTCATCGATCTCTCCATTAGTTTAAATTCAAGAATTGGCGAAAATCAGTTTGGGATGTGTGTATTTCCCGGGAAAAACTCAGATGCAGAAATTGTGTTGAATTGGACGCCTCGATTCGATTCGTTATCATCTATTTTCCCAAAGCTGACGACTGGAGGAATTACTCCGACTGGACCAGCACTCCGAGAAGCACTCCAGCATTTCAAATCAGTTCGTTCACGTAAAGGGCTGCTTGAAGCAAAGGAAGAGCATGATGATGAATTCGGCTTCTAACATTCCGCTAGGCACGGTGATTAAAGGGAAATGGCACCACCATCATTACCGCATTGTAAAAGAGCTGGGAAAAGGGGCGAACGGTGTTGTCTATCTGGCCGAATCGCCAAACGGGCAAGTGGCCCTTAAAGTGAGTGATGACAGTATGCTTATTGCATCTGAAGTCAATGTATTAAAATCCTTTTCAAAGGCTCCTGTGAAAACCATGGGGCCTTCTTTTTATGATATGGATGATGTTATTTATCCTGGCATGTCTCAAAAGCGTTCGTTTTATGTGATGGAGTATGTCAGAGGCCCGCTGCTGCTCGAGTTCGTTAAACAAAAAGGTGATGAGTGGATCGTCGTCTTAATGATTCAGCTTTTGTCTAACTTGGCTCATTTACATAAGGAAGGCTGGATATTTGGGGACTTGAAGCCGGATAATCTCATCGTTTCGGGTCCTCCAGCCACTATTCGATGTATCGACGTTGGAGGAACGACGAAGGTAGGTAGGGCAATCAAGGAGTATACCGAGTTTTTTGATCGAGGCTACTGGGGATTCGGTACAAGAAAGGCAGAACCATCTTATGATTTATTTGCCTTAAGTATGGTCATGGTGAATTGTGCGTATAAAAAGGAATTCAAAAAAGGGGCAGAACCAGAAAAGCAGCTTTATCGAGCGATTGAAGGGCAACCTTTATTAAAGCGATATGAGAGGGTGTTGAAGGCAGCCCTTCAAGGTAAGTACCAATCAGCGGGAGATATGAAAAGTGCTATGCTGAAAGAAGGACAGCTGCTTACTTCAAGAAAAACACCTCAAAAGAAGCAAACACAAAAAAACAGGTCAAAGCCTGCTGTTAGTCAAAATCAACAGGTGACTTCACAATCGCGAGTTGCTGCGGCAAAAAAAAGAACGTCAGTACGTAAAAAGTCAGGCGGTCTTTTTGAAACCATTCTCATCGTGTGCAGTGTACTCGCCCTTTACTGTGCATATGTGGTTTTATTCCTGTTGTAGAGCTGTAAAAAAGCAGGCTTCTTCTTTGCTTGGAGCTAC encodes:
- the spoVT gene encoding stage V sporulation protein T; translation: MKATGIVRRIDDLGRVVIPKEIRRTLRIREGDPLEIFVDRDGEVILKKYSPISELGDFAKEYADALFDSLGHSILICDRDTYIAVSGSSKKEYLNKSISDLLERTMDQRNSVLEESKKEIQLVDGIDDDVSAYTIAPIVANGDPIGAVVLFSKERSMGEVEHKAAETAAGFLARQMEH
- a CDS encoding putative polysaccharide biosynthesis protein — encoded protein: MKNAVNQPHWLFQGAVILTIAGLLSKVLSAVYRVPFQNIVGDTGFYIYQQVYPFLGIAIMLGTTGFPVMVSKLLSEHGEENRRIITRVSLMYITLLSLVLFLCLYIGAGRIANLMADSHLILLIQMSAFVFLFLPLTVMLRGVFQSDGMMLPTAISQLVEQLVRVGVLLVLSFYFVRHGYSLYETGAGAVFSSIAGSAASLVLLLFLWLTYRRQSPLSSALHQATLRKKDVLKSLVLYTLTICVSGLLILWMQMIDAFHLYALLRSEGLSEAAAKAAKGVYDRGQPFLQLGTVFAISIGTSLVPFLSSAMRKGHHEAIRQKVRTSFKTTSVLGIGSAVGLICILSSVNTMLFRNDLGTDALQIFCISIAFTSIAITQTALLQGLGHPVYPAIVVILSVLVKWMLTLALVPLFGIHGAAWSTVSGFLAAAVLNAVYLKRKGWISMRELFPVKILLSAALMAIVLIGYQALFSWVIPFEKRPFSVLESLTSVFIGGFAFLYSILKLEVFTDEEWRLIPLGEKILYFKQMRGNRNDR
- the mazG gene encoding nucleoside triphosphate pyrophosphohydrolase, which codes for MTGKITVVGLGAGDMDQLTLGVYKQLKQATEVFMRTQDHPLTAELMQEIPSLTFFDEIYEKHDQFDSVYQEITEILFAEAAEKDIVYAVPGHPFVAEKTVQLLVAQQKERGIEVYVAGGQSFLDATFNSLQIDPIEGLQFVDAGDMRADDLKLTQHVLICQVYDQMTASNVKLTLMEKLPDDYEVYIVTAAGSSQEQMTAVPLFELDRDVSINNLTSVYVPPIQDEKLLYQQFDTFRDIIRTLRGPGGCPWDQKQTNESLKPYLIEECYELLEAIDEDDPDHMVEELGDVLLQVLLHAQIGEDDGYFSIDDVIQHVTEKMIRRHPHVFGDTSVSEASDVVANWEKIKQQEKPERPASILQSIPTTLPALTKAYKLQKKAAKVGFDWTEVEDIWNKYEEEKQEFLVEVAEKTGEGATKHMKDEFGDLLFVLVNIGRFYHLEPETALSSANTKFMRRFQHIEQKAKDMGRSLEDLTLEEMDDLWNDAKRIERGEHI
- a CDS encoding RNA-binding S4 domain-containing protein, with the translated sequence MRLDKFLKVSRLIKRRTLAKEVADQGRISINGTQAKASSDVKEGDELQIRFGQKLVTVQVNELKDTTKKEEAAGMYTVLKEEKTAE
- the yabP gene encoding sporulation protein YabP, with protein sequence MNQYYNQPQGTKLSSEAEHNVTMRNRKHLDITGVKQVESFDNEEFLLETVMGILAIRGENLQMKNLDVEKGVVSIKGRVFDLIYVDEQHGEKAKGFFSKLFK
- the yabQ gene encoding spore cortex biosynthesis protein YabQ, which encodes MTLTVQFYTMLSMAAMGIWLGASLDTYKLFVNREKTAKWLLIIHDLLFWMVQGLLFFYVLLLTNEGEFRLYIFLAVALGFSMYQALMKQLYINILKFIMMCIYQSVLVLKRLVLSIVFQPIRWIVTLIISAILFLFHSLLRLVRFTFRLVWKVLSIVCYPLIWLLNVTIIHRIPEKWRTSVRLFFSKGAGILQGTKKLSRTIKTKWKQFWTK
- a CDS encoding FtsB family cell division protein yields the protein MNKRKRNIAQIQNDYQKQMEQQAQRLKRKRRGLLRRLTVFGVIALMFAVLVTSALWSQSSALKEKEEKKVALEKELKQLQTKQEDISDEIKKLKSKEYVLELARRDYYMSKKGEKIFDVGNKSD
- a CDS encoding S1 domain-containing RNA-binding protein — encoded protein: MSIEVGSKLQGKVTGITNFGAFVELPGGSTGLVHISEVADNYVKDINEHLKVGEQVEVKVINVEKDGKIGLSIKKAKDRPQQQSRPSRNDFRPKESFEQKMNKFLKDSEDRLTSLKRNTESKRGGRGARRG
- the spoIIE gene encoding stage II sporulation protein E, producing MEKLERRTDLTGAGFERISAGLKKMKNLFLHHTHSLFFYKGFIYVVLGFLLGRAFILSEIMPFALPFFGSMLLIKRDKAMLACLALLAGAMTISPQNALFVFASLIVFLLMSKVVSFIIKDPVKTLPVVIVLSMLITRGAFVYLEQGAVQSYDYVMAGVEAGLAFILTLIFLQSLPIFTVRKIKHSLKVEEIICFMILIASVLTGLAGISFQGMQAEHILSRYVVLTFAFIGGASIGCTVGVVTGLILGLANIGNLYQMSLLAFSGLLGGLLKEGKKAGAAIGLIVGSLLISLYGEGSAGLVTTLYESLIAVALFLLTPQSVTSKVAKYIPGTVEHVQEQQQYARKVRDVTAKKVDQFSNVFHALSESFATFYDSIPEEKKQEEDVDLFLSTITERSCQTCYKKNKCWVQNFDTTYELMKQVMHESDEKTYEHNRKLKKKFSQHCSKSKHVEELIEEEIAYYKANQTLKKKVQDSRRLVAEQLMGVSQVMEDFSREIKREREQHFIQEEQMIEALQHFGIEIQQVEIYSLEQGNVDIEMRIPYCQGHGECEKIIAPMLSDILEEQILVKAEQCAEHPTGYCHVVFGSAKSYRVTTGVAHAAKGGGLVSGDSYSMMELGAGKYAAAISDGMGNGARAHFESNETIKLLEKILASGINEKVAIKTINSILSLRTTDEIYSTLDLSIIDLQDASCKFLKIGSTPSFIKRGDQVMKVQASNLPIGIIDEFEVEVVSEQMKAGDLLIMMSDGIFEGPKHIENHDLWVKRKMKSFETEDPQEIADLLMEEVIRTRAGQIDDDMTVVVIRLDHNTPKWASIPTGTFYLEKQEIS
- a CDS encoding vWA domain-containing protein, with amino-acid sequence MRKGHVNQILLITDGCSNHGEDPLAIASLAKEQGITVNVIGIMEENRHDHEAMKEVEGIALAGGGIHQVVYVQQLSQTVQMVTKKAMTQTLQGVVNKELQQILGKDTEIEELPPDKRGEVMEVVDELGETVHLQVLVLVDTSASMKPKLPTVKEALIDLSISLNSRIGENQFGMCVFPGKNSDAEIVLNWTPRFDSLSSIFPKLTTGGITPTGPALREALQHFKSVRSRKGLLEAKEEHDDEFGF
- a CDS encoding protein kinase domain-containing protein → MNSASNIPLGTVIKGKWHHHHYRIVKELGKGANGVVYLAESPNGQVALKVSDDSMLIASEVNVLKSFSKAPVKTMGPSFYDMDDVIYPGMSQKRSFYVMEYVRGPLLLEFVKQKGDEWIVVLMIQLLSNLAHLHKEGWIFGDLKPDNLIVSGPPATIRCIDVGGTTKVGRAIKEYTEFFDRGYWGFGTRKAEPSYDLFALSMVMVNCAYKKEFKKGAEPEKQLYRAIEGQPLLKRYERVLKAALQGKYQSAGDMKSAMLKEGQLLTSRKTPQKKQTQKNRSKPAVSQNQQVTSQSRVAAAKKRTSVRKKSGGLFETILIVCSVLALYCAYVVLFLL